The following are from one region of the Streptomyces fradiae genome:
- a CDS encoding acyl-CoA carboxylase subunit beta gives MTTFDELLADSPTPLASPAPAPAPEPDLRRSTDELQRLKEELSRGPDPEATRRQHAKGKLTAPERMELLFDEGTFTEIEPLRRHRASGFGLEARKPHGDGVVTGWGLVHGRTVFAYAHDFRVFGGALGEAHAEKIHKVMDLAEAAGAPVVGLSDGAGARIQEGVTALAGYGGIFRRNTRASGVIPQISVILGPCAGGAAYSPALTDFVFMVRGTSQMFITGPDVVQAVTGEQISHDGLGGADVHAGVSGVSGFVYDDEAECLADVRHLLSLLPQNNRELPPVVRTDDPPDRPTDALTSLVPAGPQQAYDMRAVIEEIVDDGDYFEVHEGWAQNVVCALARLDGHVVGIVANQPTALAGVLDIHGSEKAARFVQFCDAFNIPLVTLVDVPGFLPGVDQEHNGIIRHGAKLLYAYCNATVPRISLVLRKAYGGAYIVMDSRSIGADLSFAWPTNEIAVMGAEGAANVVFRREIAASPDPDATRARLIKEYKSELMHPYYAAERGLVDDVIAPADTRRTLTRALAMLRQKHAALPERKHGNPPM, from the coding sequence GACCCCCCTCGCCTCCCCCGCCCCGGCCCCCGCCCCCGAGCCGGATCTGCGGCGCTCCACCGACGAGTTGCAACGCCTCAAGGAGGAGCTGAGCCGCGGCCCCGACCCCGAGGCCACCCGGCGCCAGCACGCCAAGGGCAAGCTCACCGCACCCGAACGCATGGAACTCCTCTTCGACGAGGGCACGTTCACCGAGATCGAGCCGCTGCGCCGGCACCGCGCCTCGGGCTTCGGCCTGGAGGCGCGCAAGCCGCACGGCGACGGCGTGGTGACCGGCTGGGGCCTGGTGCACGGGCGCACGGTCTTCGCGTACGCCCATGACTTCCGGGTCTTCGGCGGCGCCCTGGGCGAGGCCCACGCGGAGAAGATCCACAAGGTGATGGACCTGGCGGAGGCGGCGGGCGCGCCGGTCGTGGGCCTGAGCGACGGCGCGGGCGCGCGGATCCAGGAGGGCGTGACGGCGCTCGCCGGGTACGGCGGCATCTTCCGCCGCAACACCCGGGCCTCCGGGGTGATCCCGCAGATCAGCGTGATCCTGGGCCCGTGCGCGGGCGGCGCGGCCTACTCCCCCGCGCTGACCGACTTCGTGTTCATGGTGCGGGGCACCTCGCAGATGTTCATCACGGGTCCGGACGTGGTGCAGGCGGTGACGGGCGAGCAGATCAGCCATGACGGGCTCGGCGGCGCCGACGTGCACGCCGGGGTGTCGGGGGTGTCGGGCTTCGTCTACGACGACGAGGCGGAGTGCCTGGCGGACGTCCGCCATCTGCTGTCCCTGCTCCCGCAGAACAACCGCGAACTCCCCCCGGTGGTCCGCACCGACGACCCGCCGGACCGGCCCACGGACGCGCTGACCTCACTGGTGCCGGCCGGCCCCCAGCAGGCGTACGACATGCGCGCGGTGATCGAGGAGATCGTCGACGACGGGGACTACTTCGAGGTCCACGAGGGCTGGGCGCAGAACGTGGTGTGCGCGCTCGCCCGCCTGGACGGGCACGTGGTGGGCATCGTGGCGAACCAGCCCACCGCCCTCGCCGGCGTCCTCGACATCCACGGCTCGGAGAAGGCCGCCCGCTTCGTGCAGTTCTGCGACGCCTTCAACATCCCGCTGGTCACCCTGGTCGACGTGCCGGGCTTCCTGCCGGGCGTCGACCAGGAGCACAACGGCATCATCCGGCACGGCGCCAAACTCCTCTACGCCTACTGCAACGCGACGGTCCCGCGCATCTCCCTGGTCCTCCGCAAGGCCTACGGCGGCGCCTACATCGTCATGGACTCCCGCTCCATCGGCGCCGACCTCTCCTTCGCCTGGCCGACCAACGAGATCGCGGTGATGGGCGCGGAGGGCGCGGCGAACGTCGTCTTCCGCCGCGAGATCGCCGCCTCCCCGGACCCGGACGCGACCCGCGCCCGCCTCATCAAGGAGTACAAGTCCGAGCTGATGCACCCCTACTACGCCGCCGAGCGCGGCCTGGTCGACGACGTCATCGCCCCGGCCGACACCCGGCGCACCCTGACCCGCGCCCTGGCGATGCTCCGCCAGAAGCACGCAGCGCTCCCGGAACGCAAGCACGGCAATCCGCCGATGTGA